One Nicotiana tomentosiformis chromosome 4, ASM39032v3, whole genome shotgun sequence genomic window carries:
- the LOC138909569 gene encoding uncharacterized protein encodes MALVNDELAKILKKRKINIACVLETRWVEDKARDVDSAYAPQACLDEEVKRRFWEDLDEMVHGIPHTEKIFIGGDFNGHIRATSGGYDDVHDGFDFVDRNEGRTSLLDFARAFDLVIVNSSFPKKREHLVTFWSSVAETQIDYLLCRKSDRGLCTDCKVIPSEYLSTLHRLLVMDLEIMRKMAMYSQHRIKWGALTEAKAQELGVKLLTMGAWMSSGDASAMWITTTQCIRKAAREVLGVSKGYSGGHKGDWWWNRDVQEKVKTKKAAYVMLVESVDGVGGGGRGRIRSIISWLRKRPS; translated from the exons ATGGCTTTGGTGAACGATG AGCTAGCGAAGATTCTCAAGAAAAGGAAGATCAATATAGCTTGTGTACTGGAGACTAGGTGGGTAGAAGATAAGGCGCGGGATGTGGACAG TGCGTACGCACCCCAAGCATGCTTGGATGAGGAAGTCAAGAGGCGTTTCTGGGAGGATTTAGATGAGATGGTGCATGGTATCCCGCATACCGAGAAGATTTTCATAGGAGGAGATTTCAACGGCCACATTAGAGCGACGTCTGGGGGGTATGATGATGTGCatgatggctttgattttgtagATAGAAACGAAGGAAGAACGTCTTTGTTGGACTTTGCtagagcatttgatttggtgatagtAAACTCGAGTTTTCCGAAGAAGAGggagcacttggtcaccttcTGGAGTTCGGTGGccgagactcagattgattatttaCTCTGTAGGAAGTCCGATAGAGGTCTTTGCACGGATTGTAAGGTCATCCCGAGTGAATACCTCTCGACCCTTCATAGGCTCCtggtcatggaccttgagatcaTGAGGAAGATGGCGATGTATAGCCAACATaggatcaagtggggagccttgacaGAAGCTAAAGCACAGGAGTTGGGGGTCAAGCTATTGACTATGGGGGCTTGGATGAGTAGTGGGGACGCCAGCGCTATGTGGATCACGACTACACAGTGCATTAGGAAAGCTgcgagagaggtattaggggtctcaaagggttactctggtggtcacaagggagactggtggtggaatagaGATGTGCAAGAAAAAGTGAAAACCAAGAAAGCAGCATATGTGATGCTAGTAGAAAGTGTAGAcggggtggggggagggggaaGAGGGCGAATAAggagcattataagttggctaagaaagaggccAAGCTAG